A genome region from Elusimicrobiota bacterium includes the following:
- a CDS encoding zinc ribbon domain-containing protein: MPLYTYICKDCGESFELLVGINANREELKCEKCNSKNIQRTFASFNTGSRSSSPTPTCPTGTCNLD, translated from the coding sequence ATGCCTCTTTATACCTATATTTGTAAAGATTGTGGCGAGAGTTTTGAATTACTTGTAGGAATTAACGCTAACAGGGAAGAGTTAAAATGTGAAAAATGTAACAGTAAAAATATTCAGAGGACATTTGCTTCTTTTAATACGGGTTCAAGAAGTTCGTCTCCCACTCCAACCTGCCCGACGGGAACCTGTAATTTAGATTAG
- the trxA gene encoding thioredoxin, with the protein MEIKLTDENFKKEILESELTALVDFWAPWCGPCNMVAPIIEEIAKEYQGKLKVGKLNVDEAPETASAYSVMAIPTLMIFKNGKVVENIVGITPKKNIEEKIKPYI; encoded by the coding sequence ATGGAGATTAAACTGACTGATGAAAATTTTAAGAAAGAGATTCTGGAATCAGAATTAACGGCATTGGTGGATTTTTGGGCACCCTGGTGCGGTCCATGTAATATGGTGGCACCGATAATAGAAGAAATCGCCAAAGAATATCAGGGGAAACTAAAAGTTGGGAAGTTGAATGTTGACGAAGCACCAGAAACAGCGTCGGCATACAGTGTTATGGCTATTCCAACTTTGATGATATTTAAAAACGGTAAGGTAGTAGAAAATATAGTTGGAATAACCCCTAAAAAAAATATAGAAGAGAAAATAAAACCGTATATTTAG
- a CDS encoding ATP-binding protein, producing MKQLVVISGKGGTGKTVITAAFASLAQNKVMADCDVDAADLHILLEPKILEKHQFTGGKTAVINNEKCNQCGNCIKVCRFDAISLNPQSTIHNPQSVSIDSISCEGCGVCFHICPKMAIKMEDNLSGEWFISETKYGPFVHAKLGIAEENSGKLVTAVRQNAKLIAEKENRDLIIIDGPPGIGCPVISSITGADYVLIVTEPTLSGIHDMVRVIELAQHFRVRICVVINKYDLNIEMTKKIENYCKISKISVMEKIIYDSVVTESVVNKKTIIEYSNGKVARQIKNVWEAIQNELN from the coding sequence ATGAAACAACTTGTTGTTATAAGCGGAAAAGGCGGAACAGGAAAAACGGTTATTACTGCTGCTTTTGCCAGTTTGGCCCAAAACAAGGTTATGGCCGACTGTGATGTGGATGCAGCAGATTTGCATATTTTGCTTGAACCTAAAATTTTGGAAAAACACCAGTTTACAGGCGGGAAAACTGCTGTAATCAACAACGAGAAATGTAACCAGTGTGGAAATTGTATAAAGGTATGTAGATTTGATGCCATTTCTTTAAATCCGCAATCCACAATCCACAATCCACAATCTGTATCTATTGACTCTATTTCCTGTGAAGGTTGTGGTGTTTGTTTTCATATTTGTCCTAAGATGGCAATCAAAATGGAGGATAATCTATCAGGCGAATGGTTTATATCAGAAACAAAATATGGTCCGTTTGTTCATGCTAAATTAGGTATTGCAGAAGAAAACTCAGGTAAACTGGTTACTGCGGTCCGACAAAATGCAAAATTGATAGCAGAAAAAGAAAATCGTGATTTAATTATCATTGATGGGCCTCCAGGAATAGGTTGTCCCGTCATTTCTTCAATTACCGGCGCAGATTATGTTCTAATAGTAACCGAACCCACTCTATCAGGTATACACGATATGGTCAGGGTAATAGAACTGGCACAACATTTCAGAGTAAGGATTTGTGTAGTCATTAACAAATACGATTTGAATATAGAGATGACGAAAAAGATTGAAAATTATTGTAAAATTAGTAAAATTAGTGTTATGGAAAAAATTATCTACGACTCAGTTGTAACCGAATCGGTGGTGAACAAAAAAACTATTATAGAATATTCCAATGGAAAAGTTGCCCGGCAAATTAAAAATGTTTGGGAGGCAATTCAGAATGAACTTAATTAA
- a CDS encoding ATP-binding protein, with protein MIISVASGKGGTGKTTVAVNLALSLDEKVQFLDCDVEEPNAHIFLTPEIKKKHSVNILIPKIDESRCTYCGKCSEICAYHAIAVLPKSVMIFEQLCHGCGGCSLLCPEKAIEEVCKEIGIIQIGKSKKIEFINGKLNVGEAMSPPLIRAVKKNITDEKVVIIDAPPGTSCPVIESIKGSNYCILVTEPTPFGLNDLVLAVEVIRKLKIPFGVVINRSDIGDEEVEKYCHKENIPVLMEIPFDRKIAEAYSRGIPVIEAILEYKKKFQELYKNISGD; from the coding sequence ATGATTATCTCAGTTGCAAGTGGTAAAGGCGGGACCGGTAAAACAACCGTTGCTGTTAATTTAGCATTATCTTTAGATGAAAAAGTTCAATTCTTGGATTGCGATGTGGAAGAACCTAATGCCCATATTTTTCTAACACCAGAAATCAAAAAAAAACATTCCGTAAATATTCTCATACCTAAAATTGATGAAAGCAGATGTACTTATTGTGGAAAATGTAGCGAAATTTGTGCATATCATGCAATAGCAGTTTTACCCAAATCAGTAATGATATTTGAACAATTATGTCATGGATGTGGTGGATGTAGTTTGCTATGTCCTGAGAAAGCAATTGAAGAAGTTTGCAAAGAAATAGGAATAATACAAATTGGCAAATCTAAAAAAATTGAATTCATTAATGGAAAACTTAATGTTGGTGAAGCAATGTCACCACCACTCATTAGAGCAGTTAAAAAAAACATTACTGATGAGAAAGTGGTTATCATTGATGCGCCGCCGGGGACATCCTGCCCAGTTATAGAATCAATCAAAGGAAGCAATTACTGCATTCTTGTTACCGAACCGACACCATTTGGTTTAAATGATTTGGTTTTGGCAGTTGAAGTTATACGCAAACTAAAAATTCCTTTTGGGGTGGTAATTAACCGTTCAGATATTGGTGATGAAGAAGTTGAAAAGTATTGCCACAAGGAAAATATTCCGGTTCTAATGGAAATCCCTTTTGATAGAAAAATCGCTGAGGCATATTCAAGAGGAATTCCTGTGATTGAAGCAATTCTTGAATATAAAAAAAAATTTCAAGAATTATATAAAAATATATCTGGTGACTAA
- a CDS encoding NifB/NifX family molybdenum-iron cluster-binding protein encodes MMGGAGPESARQIAKTGAEVVLTGAVGPNAKEALDSAGIKIVTGISGSLTVKQAIEQYLSKK; translated from the coding sequence ATGATGGGAGGTGCAGGTCCTGAATCAGCGAGACAAATCGCAAAAACAGGTGCCGAAGTGGTTTTAACCGGTGCAGTTGGTCCTAATGCAAAAGAGGCACTTGATTCTGCAGGTATAAAAATTGTTACAGGAATATCCGGGTCGCTTACCGTCAAGCAGGCGATAGAGCAATACTTAAGCAAAAAATAG
- a CDS encoding NifB/NifX family molybdenum-iron cluster-binding protein → MKICITSQGNNLDAQVDPRFGRCQYFIIVDSETLKFEAIENPNIGAMGGAGIQSAQMIASKGAGAVLTGNIGPNAFSTLQMAGIKIISGVSGTVKEAIALFKKGKIEPTQDATVPGHYGISSGGGMGMGRGMGVRGSTGRGRRGGGDRGGGR, encoded by the coding sequence ATGAAGATATGTATAACATCACAGGGAAATAATTTAGATGCTCAGGTTGACCCGAGATTTGGAAGGTGTCAGTATTTTATTATAGTGGATTCTGAAACTTTAAAATTTGAAGCAATTGAGAATCCTAATATAGGTGCTATGGGAGGAGCAGGAATACAATCCGCACAGATGATAGCAAGTAAAGGTGCTGGAGCAGTTTTGACTGGGAATATAGGTCCGAATGCTTTTTCAACCTTACAAATGGCTGGTATCAAAATTATCAGTGGTGTTTCCGGAACCGTAAAAGAAGCAATAGCACTTTTTAAGAAAGGAAAAATAGAACCAACACAGGATGCAACAGTACCGGGACATTATGGAATTTCGTCAGGTGGAGGAATGGGAATGGGTCGTGGAATGGGTGTCCGTGGTAGTACAGGTCGTGGAAGACGGGGTGGAGGAGATCGCGGAGGTGGAAGATGA
- a CDS encoding NifB/NifX family molybdenum-iron cluster-binding protein → MKVAISTDGDFVSAHFGRCPFFTIIEIENGEVKSKSKIANPGHEPGFLPEFLRKEGVECIIAGGMGQRAIGLFGASGIKTIMGVSGKIEDVIKQLLDGTLKGGESLCKPGSGKGYGVDKTECEHGGGVE, encoded by the coding sequence ATGAAGGTAGCAATCTCTACTGATGGTGATTTTGTGTCCGCCCATTTTGGTCGTTGCCCGTTTTTCACAATTATTGAAATAGAAAACGGAGAGGTAAAAAGTAAAAGCAAAATTGCGAATCCGGGTCACGAGCCGGGTTTTTTGCCGGAATTTCTCAGAAAAGAAGGTGTTGAATGTATTATCGCCGGCGGAATGGGTCAGCGTGCAATTGGGCTTTTTGGTGCTTCAGGAATAAAAACGATTATGGGTGTTTCTGGTAAAATTGAAGATGTGATTAAGCAGTTATTAGACGGAACATTAAAAGGTGGCGAATCACTCTGTAAGCCAGGTTCAGGAAAGGGCTACGGAGTTGATAAAACGGAGTGTGAACACGGAGGAGGTGTGGAATGA
- a CDS encoding DUF5320 domain-containing protein has product MPGGDGTGPVGFGPMTGRAAGYCAGYPMPGYMNPIPRRGWGFGFGRGWGRGFGRGWGRGWRWAYPYRAGYYGVPYGYPYIPEVTPQQEANMLKEQVKAMQEEINAMNEQIKTLENASAEEEKK; this is encoded by the coding sequence ATGCCAGGTGGAGATGGAACAGGACCGGTAGGTTTTGGACCAATGACAGGCAGGGCTGCTGGTTATTGCGCTGGTTATCCTATGCCGGGCTATATGAATCCAATCCCACGAAGAGGTTGGGGGTTTGGATTTGGTCGTGGCTGGGGTAGAGGGTTCGGTCGCGGTTGGGGCAGAGGATGGCGTTGGGCGTATCCATATAGAGCAGGTTACTACGGAGTACCGTACGGATATCCATATATTCCGGAAGTGACTCCTCAGCAAGAAGCGAACATGCTCAAAGAACAGGTGAAAGCGATGCAGGAAGAAATCAACGCTATGAACGAGCAGATTAAGACGCTGGAGAATGCGTCTGCCGAAGAAGAAAAAAAGTAA
- a CDS encoding Fur family transcriptional regulator, with translation MRNDNWWCGRFRGVGYRLTLPREAILEVLGFTRDHLSAEDIYLAVHKKYPVVGLTTVYRTLDILVRLGLVYKFDFGDGRARFELAEDSKGKRHHHHLICTNCGRIIDYTDFIDDEVELLQLVEKGLSEKYGFKIKGHLIQFYGLCDRCK, from the coding sequence ATGAGAAACGATAATTGGTGGTGCGGAAGATTCAGGGGCGTTGGTTACAGACTGACACTCCCGAGAGAAGCGATACTGGAAGTTTTAGGTTTTACGCGAGACCATTTAAGTGCCGAAGATATCTATCTCGCCGTGCACAAAAAATATCCAGTGGTCGGACTGACGACCGTCTACAGAACGCTTGATATTCTGGTCCGGCTCGGGTTGGTTTATAAATTTGATTTCGGCGACGGGCGGGCAAGATTTGAACTGGCGGAAGATTCAAAAGGTAAAAGACATCACCATCACCTTATATGTACGAATTGCGGAAGGATAATTGATTATACCGATTTTATTGATGATGAAGTGGAACTTTTGCAACTTGTTGAAAAAGGGCTTTCAGAAAAGTATGGTTTTAAAATAAAAGGACATCTTATACAGTTCTACGGGTTATGCGATAGATGTAAGTAA
- a CDS encoding YibE/F family protein: protein MIKKFFLSFILLLTSHFSFPSAVNADSWSEKPDYDFYAHPLLELSKTNEKFTVGKVLNTVDKQEQKATLNVKLFNGKIIKAEKYEYDVPILTKNGVRVLLAQNESIDKTVVVDYNRSFYLFILAGLFIFVVLVIGGIKKTTGLIAVGIGLIFIIFVFLPLMLQDWSPLLLTVASIILITTSVIFSINGFSKKAVSAIVGTILSSFFVMVLGLIFYPLANINGFSLEPVQMLNYFSRNYYSFPFEKFSELLISVLLIGATGIIIDVAICVASIMEEIVSKNSQLGRKQLLPIGLKAGREIAATVSNTLVLAYFGSELLVILSATISIKSLIHLFNNEWFFIIVFQMLAGSIGFFIAVPLTAFIASFLMTGKYSPHPQPVTSK, encoded by the coding sequence ATGATAAAAAAATTCTTTTTGTCATTCATTTTACTTCTCACTTCTCACTTCTCATTTCCCTCCGCCGTTAATGCCGATTCCTGGTCAGAAAAGCCGGATTACGATTTTTATGCCCATCCATTATTAGAACTCTCAAAAACAAATGAGAAGTTTACAGTCGGGAAGGTATTAAACACAGTTGATAAGCAGGAACAAAAAGCAACCCTGAATGTAAAACTTTTTAACGGTAAAATTATAAAAGCGGAAAAATATGAATACGATGTTCCAATTTTAACAAAAAATGGCGTGAGAGTTTTACTCGCTCAAAACGAATCCATTGATAAAACGGTTGTGGTTGATTATAACAGAAGTTTCTATCTTTTCATACTCGCTGGTTTATTTATATTTGTTGTTTTAGTTATCGGAGGAATTAAAAAAACAACAGGACTTATCGCAGTTGGTATCGGCCTAATTTTTATTATTTTTGTTTTTTTACCGCTTATGCTTCAAGACTGGTCTCCACTACTGCTGACAGTTGCTTCAATAATTTTAATTACTACTTCGGTGATATTCAGTATAAACGGATTTAGCAAGAAAGCGGTCTCAGCAATAGTTGGTACGATTTTAAGTTCTTTTTTTGTTATGGTTCTGGGTTTGATTTTTTATCCGCTTGCTAATATAAATGGCTTCTCATTAGAACCGGTTCAAATGCTAAATTATTTTTCCAGAAACTACTATTCTTTTCCATTTGAAAAATTTTCAGAACTTTTAATTTCTGTTCTGCTTATAGGTGCTACCGGAATAATTATTGATGTTGCTATCTGTGTTGCTTCTATAATGGAAGAAATCGTCTCAAAAAATAGCCAACTTGGAAGAAAACAATTGCTACCAATCGGCTTGAAGGCAGGTCGTGAAATTGCCGCCACCGTTTCTAATACACTGGTATTGGCATATTTCGGCAGTGAACTTCTTGTGATACTTTCTGCAACCATATCAATTAAATCGCTTATTCATCTTTTTAATAACGAATGGTTTTTTATAATTGTGTTCCAAATGTTAGCCGGTTCCATCGGTTTTTTTATAGCAGTTCCATTAACAGCATTTATTGCCAGTTTCTTAATGACTGGGAAATACTCTCCCCATCCCCAGCCCGTTACCTCAAAATAA
- a CDS encoding YibE/F family protein — protein sequence MKKNFIAIFYFIFFHIFFSSVFNLYADVYSKAKVLNIGSSEIKSGVVIQDVNLRILTGKFKGSIVKTNNYLWDEKNYNTCIKHGNTIVVRINETADSKIDSVLIKGYPRDRILFLFLLFFLIMVFAVCGKKGLIVIVSLTVTISSFVFLLLPMLKNGYPPVIACSLVAMFIALVMLVLILKFSRKFIASALSLSIGLMCSVLVSVIFINLTKISGLFIEGSRMILTATRSITDWTISDFQGIIIGSVIIAALGVTVDIIVDIVVGMSALYYTKKDITKNELMASGLKIGKDVLSGMLGSLILVFTASSIITIAVYTMLKIPVLRVINWEFFAVVILEALIGSITFVIVIPITVLVSGIIFINADFTDKKQNYTD from the coding sequence GTGAAAAAAAATTTCATAGCGATTTTTTATTTCATTTTTTTTCATATTTTTTTTAGTTCTGTTTTTAATCTTTATGCTGATGTTTATTCAAAAGCAAAAGTATTAAATATTGGCTCGTCCGAGATAAAATCAGGTGTTGTAATTCAAGATGTTAACTTAAGAATTTTAACCGGGAAATTTAAAGGTTCAATTGTAAAAACAAATAATTATCTATGGGATGAAAAAAATTACAATACCTGCATTAAGCATGGCAATACAATTGTTGTCAGAATAAATGAGACCGCAGATAGCAAAATTGACAGTGTTTTAATTAAAGGTTACCCGCGTGATAGAATCCTTTTTTTATTTTTGCTGTTTTTTTTAATTATGGTTTTCGCTGTATGTGGTAAAAAAGGATTGATTGTAATAGTATCCCTCACAGTAACAATTTCATCATTTGTATTTCTGCTTTTACCAATGTTAAAAAACGGCTATCCACCTGTTATCGCCTGCAGTTTAGTTGCTATGTTTATTGCTTTAGTGATGTTGGTGTTAATACTGAAATTTTCCAGAAAATTTATAGCGTCAGCATTGAGTTTGTCAATAGGGCTGATGTGTTCCGTCTTGGTGTCGGTAATTTTTATTAATTTAACAAAAATTTCCGGCTTATTCATAGAAGGTTCCAGAATGATACTTACTGCAACAAGGTCAATAACCGACTGGACGATTTCTGATTTTCAAGGAATTATTATCGGCAGTGTTATTATAGCCGCACTCGGCGTAACGGTTGATATTATTGTTGACATAGTTGTCGGTATGAGCGCTTTATATTATACAAAAAAAGATATTACAAAAAATGAGTTAATGGCTTCAGGATTAAAAATTGGCAAAGATGTCTTGAGCGGAATGCTTGGCAGTTTGATTTTGGTCTTCACCGCTAGTTCAATTATTACGATTGCAGTTTATACCATGTTAAAAATACCGGTTTTGAGGGTTATTAACTGGGAGTTTTTCGCGGTTGTAATTCTGGAGGCGCTCATAGGCAGTATAACATTTGTTATAGTGATTCCAATAACCGTTTTGGTTTCAGGCATAATTTTTATAAACGCAGATTTCACAGATAAAAAACAAAATTACACAGATTAA
- a CDS encoding metallophosphoesterase: protein MLVGIMADSHDNLPAIKKAVNYFNEKNVAIVLHAGDYVSPFTAQEFEKLKMKLVGVFGNNDGDKPYLLERFKNIGELHQDFVELEVDGKKVVLMHQPKFIDELQKSKKYDIVIYGHTHKIDIRKNTALIVNPGECSGWLTNRCTVAVVDTQKISAEIIYL from the coding sequence ATGCTCGTCGGTATAATGGCTGACTCACACGATAATTTACCTGCTATAAAAAAAGCAGTAAATTATTTTAACGAAAAAAATGTCGCAATTGTTCTGCATGCCGGCGACTATGTTTCGCCATTCACCGCACAAGAGTTTGAAAAACTAAAAATGAAATTAGTCGGTGTATTCGGTAATAATGACGGCGACAAACCGTATCTTTTAGAAAGATTCAAAAATATAGGCGAACTTCATCAGGATTTTGTTGAACTTGAAGTTGACGGAAAAAAAGTTGTTTTAATGCACCAGCCGAAATTTATAGACGAACTTCAGAAGAGCAAAAAATATGATATTGTGATTTACGGGCATACCCATAAAATTGATATAAGAAAAAATACCGCACTTATTGTTAATCCCGGTGAATGCAGTGGCTGGCTTACTAATAGATGCACAGTTGCAGTTGTTGATACGCAAAAAATATCAGCGGAAATTATATATCTGTGA
- a CDS encoding secondary thiamine-phosphate synthase enzyme YjbQ: MIFFTDKLYLSTKGNCEIVDITDRVSAILEKSDIKNGIMNIFVPGATGSVTTIEYEPGLITDFQNLLREIVKENKDYQHNKTHSDKNATSHLRASLLGATLSVPIENGQLTLGRWQQIVFVDMDNRPRDRKIIVKIIGD, encoded by the coding sequence ATGATTTTTTTTACTGATAAACTGTATCTGTCAACAAAAGGTAATTGTGAGATTGTAGATATAACAGACAGGGTTTCGGCTATTTTAGAGAAATCAGATATAAAAAACGGTATTATGAATATTTTTGTACCGGGTGCAACCGGTTCAGTTACAACTATTGAATATGAACCGGGACTGATTACAGATTTCCAGAATCTTTTAAGAGAAATTGTTAAAGAAAATAAGGACTATCAACATAATAAAACACACTCAGATAAGAATGCTACCTCGCATCTGCGTGCGTCATTATTAGGTGCTACGCTTTCTGTTCCGATTGAAAACGGTCAGTTAACATTGGGCAGATGGCAACAGATTGTTTTCGTAGATATGGATAATCGTCCACGGGATAGAAAAATTATTGTAAAAATTATTGGTGATTAA
- the polX gene encoding DNA polymerase/3'-5' exonuclease PolX translates to MKNKEVAEILYQIAELLSLKNENPFKIRAYEKAAMNISSLTEDIKEAICRGEKISGVGESISEKIKEYLETGKLKYLDELKKDFPAGLLQIMSIPGMGPKKAKLIYDKLGVKTVDELKNAAQNGLLRNIKTLGEKTEENILKGIELIKQGKERLLISDALSIAERIIKKLKTEEADGRADIIQISEAGSLRRRAETIGDIDILCASKNPEKITERFCSFGKQILAKGETKSSILTDENIQVDLRIVKESEFGAALQYFTGSKQHNIALRELANKLGYKISEYGIFELETNKKVGGKTEEEIYKKLKLQFIPPELREAKGEIELAYKNQLPKLVKLADIKGDMHIHTNYSDGHMTIDQVVERAKQLGYDWLGICDHSQSLKVAGGLDTKTLLKKVEAIKKFNQNSKDIKLLCGSEVDILSDGTLDYSDDVLNELDIVVASIHTGFKQDEKTMTTRIIKAIKNKFVDIICHPTGRLIGEREPYSVNLEQVINAAAEYGVALEINAFPQRLDLQDIWCRKTKEKGIKLVIGTDAHFIDQLSFLKYGLFVARRGWLEKSDLLNCLNYSELKKILSQKR, encoded by the coding sequence ATGAAAAACAAAGAGGTTGCTGAAATTCTGTATCAGATTGCCGAACTTCTATCGCTCAAAAACGAGAACCCGTTCAAAATCCGTGCATATGAGAAGGCGGCAATGAATATTTCATCACTTACAGAAGATATTAAAGAAGCGATATGCCGTGGTGAAAAAATAAGCGGTGTCGGCGAAAGTATTTCTGAAAAAATTAAGGAATATCTTGAAACAGGCAAATTGAAATATCTTGATGAGTTAAAAAAGGATTTCCCAGCCGGTCTTTTACAGATAATGTCAATTCCCGGAATGGGTCCTAAAAAAGCAAAACTTATTTATGACAAATTAGGCGTAAAGACAGTTGATGAATTAAAAAACGCAGCACAGAATGGGCTTTTACGCAATATCAAAACGCTAGGTGAAAAGACTGAAGAAAACATACTGAAAGGGATTGAACTTATCAAACAAGGCAAAGAACGACTTCTTATTTCTGATGCGCTTTCAATTGCAGAAAGAATTATTAAAAAACTGAAAACGGAAGAAGCGGATGGCAGGGCGGATATCATCCAGATTTCAGAAGCAGGCAGTTTAAGACGCCGTGCAGAAACAATTGGCGATATTGATATTTTATGTGCCTCAAAAAATCCTGAAAAAATTACAGAACGGTTCTGTTCGTTTGGGAAACAGATTCTGGCAAAAGGTGAAACTAAGTCAAGCATTCTTACTGACGAAAATATTCAGGTTGATTTACGGATTGTGAAAGAGTCGGAGTTTGGTGCGGCACTGCAGTATTTTACGGGCTCCAAGCAACACAACATTGCATTACGCGAGCTTGCGAATAAACTTGGCTACAAAATTAGCGAATATGGTATATTTGAATTAGAAACCAATAAAAAAGTTGGTGGGAAAACAGAAGAAGAAATTTACAAAAAACTTAAACTCCAATTCATTCCACCGGAACTAAGAGAGGCAAAAGGCGAAATAGAACTGGCATACAAAAATCAACTTCCAAAGTTGGTTAAGTTGGCAGACATCAAAGGTGATATGCATATTCATACGAACTACTCTGACGGACATATGACAATTGACCAAGTTGTAGAGAGAGCGAAACAACTGGGTTATGACTGGCTTGGTATTTGTGACCATTCTCAATCGCTAAAAGTTGCAGGTGGGCTGGATACAAAAACGCTTCTTAAAAAAGTTGAAGCAATAAAAAAATTTAATCAGAATTCAAAAGATATAAAACTTCTATGCGGTAGTGAAGTGGATATTCTTTCGGATGGTACACTTGATTATTCGGACGATGTATTAAATGAGCTTGATATCGTGGTAGCGTCAATACATACTGGTTTTAAGCAAGACGAAAAAACAATGACAACCAGAATAATAAAAGCGATAAAAAACAAATTTGTAGATATAATTTGCCATCCGACAGGCAGGTTAATAGGTGAACGAGAACCGTATTCAGTAAATCTTGAACAAGTTATAAATGCAGCAGCTGAGTATGGTGTAGCTTTAGAAATAAACGCATTCCCTCAACGGCTGGATTTACAGGATATATGGTGTAGAAAAACAAAAGAAAAAGGTATAAAATTAGTAATTGGAACGGATGCACATTTTATAGACCAGCTGAGTTTCTTGAAGTATGGACTGTTTGTTGCTCGCCGAGGCTGGCTTGAAAAATCAGACCTATTAAACTGTCTAAATTATTCTGAACTCAAAAAAATTTTATCACAAAAAAGGTAA